The DNA segment ACTTCAACGCCCGGTACTCCGAGCCCGGAGGCATCGTGACCGCCTTTGCCAATGCCAATGGACTCACCGACGCCTGGGTGCAGTTGGAGTACGGCGGCATCACGCCGACCAACGCGCCCGTGTGCATGGTCGGCAACCAATGCGAGCTGCTCGACAAGATCTTCTATCGGAGCGGCCAGGGAGTGACGCTGAACGCCACCGCCTACGCCAACGAGGCGCCGAAGTTCTTCAATTCCCAAGGGGAGCCGCTATCGGATCACAGCCCACCGATGGTCACCTTCCAGTACACCGTCGACAACGTGGCCGGTCCGTAACGAACGGCGCCGCACCGGCGCTGTTGCGCCAGACCCTGAGCGCGGCGGTGATCATCGGCGTCTGTAGCGGCAGCCGGGCCAACGCGATGATGCGCATCGGCCAGGGCTTGTGCCACCACAGTCGGACCATGTTGATGTTCGCCGGGAAGACCGCGATGAACAGCGCGGCGGCCGCCAGCGCGCCGAATCGCCGGGTGCGTCGCATCAACAGCAGCGTCCCGATGGATACTTCGGCGGCTCCCGATGCGTAGGTGTACAACCGCGGGTCTCCGGGCAGCTCGGCGGGGATGATCTCGTCGAACGGCTTGGGTACCACAAAGTGGGTGGTGCCAACGCCGATCAGCAGCGCCGCGATTCGGTATGCGGTCCGCTGGATGGGGTCGCGCTCAACTGTCGGTGTGGTGGTCATGGTGACATTGTGTCGCCTGCCGACGTTGCCGTCCGAGGCGAAACGCTTCGGCCATTCTCGGCGGCGCGCGACCGGGCGCCAAGTCCGCGAAAACGTGATCGACCGGGCGGGTGCCCGCGCATCGGGTCGTTACGTTGGCTGGCGGCGTGGTGCTGGTAGATGTCGACGACCCGGTCGGCGTCGGATCGTCCCTTCGCCATGACCCCCGAGGCCACGCTGCCGGCCACGATCAGCACGACACCGAGGACGGCGTCGAGGGAATCGGTGACCAGACCCGCGATTCCGGTGACGACGACGAACGTCGGTAGCCATGCGACCATCTGCAGAATCGAGGGCGGCCGCACGGAATCGCCGTGGGCCAGGCGCGTCGGGCGGCTGTGGCACCGCAATCGATATATTCCGTCATTGACGTGTCGATACTGACACGTGTCGATAGCGCGCTTTGTTTAACCTCGTTGGCCAGCAAGGTCGCGCAGCGACCGACTCATCCGTGATATGGCCTCGGTCAAAATGGCTTGGGAGGTCGCGAAGTTCATGCGCACGTGCCCGGCGCCGCCGGTTCCGAAGACGTGGCCGGAACTGAGTGCCACCCGGGCGTGGTGACGAAACCAGCGGGCCGGTCCGGACAGATCGGACACCACCGCCGGGCCCTCGGGGACCGGGTCGTCGAAACCGAGGCCTCGGCAATCCAGCCAGGCGAGGTACGTGCCTTGTGGCCATTGGTACTTCACCCCGGGAAGGTACTGGGCGACCAGATCGCCGAGCAACCGTCGGTTCGCGTCGAGACCCCGCAGCAGCGCGTCCAGCCAGTCGCCGCCGGTCCGGAACGCCTCGGTGTGCGCGATGACACCCAGGTGGCTGGGCCCGTGACCGACTTCTTCGGGCATCCGGCGCAGGTCGGCGGCCGCCTCGGGGCCGGCGATGGCCAGAGCCGCCTTGAGTCCGCACAGATTCCACGCCTTGGAAGCCGACATCAGGGTGAAAGCGTTTTCCGCGCCGGGGACGCTCAGGTACGGGGTGAATCGCGCCCCGGACAGCACGAGCGGAGCATGGATCTCGTCCGACACCACTCGGACTCCGAACCGTCGGGCACATTCGGCGACCCCGCGCAGCTCCTCGGCGGTGTGTACCGAGCCGGTTGGGTTGTGCGGATTGCACAACAAGTAGGCGACCCGGCCGCTGCAGCCGCGGGCGTGTGAAAACGCTTGTGCCAGCACGTCCAAATCAATGCGGCCGTCGCTCGCCAACGGCGCTTCGACCACGCGGCGTCCGTCATGTGACACGAAGGCGTAGAACGGGGCGTAGACCGGTGAGTTCACCACGACGCTGTCACCGCGGTCGGTGATCAGACGGAGCATCTCGACGACGCCAAGCATGACGTCGGGGACCACGGCCGTGCGGCTGACCTCCAGCCCGTTCCATTGCCAACGCCGCGCAGCGAATTCGCCAACCGCGTCGGCATACGCCGTCCCATACGGATAGCCGGTGTCGCCGTTGTCGACGGCTCGATGGATGGCCTCGGCCACCGTCGGCGCCAGGTTCACATCCATCTCGGCGACCCACAGCGGCAAGACGTCGGCCGAGTACGCGCGCCACTTCATGCTCGTGCGCTGGGCTCGCAGCTGCTGCAGTGTTAGCTCTTCGAGTGGATTAGGGATCGGGCTCACGAACAACCACGGTAGTCAGCCGAACCCGGCTATCGAGCACCGCGGGCGATGGGCCGGGTTGGGTCCGAACTCCACTCGGACCACGAGCCGGGATACAGCGCTGCCTGACGGCCCACCGCCGCGAGCGCCGCGACGGTGATCGCGGCGGTGACACCCGAGCCGCAATAGACGCCCACGGGGTCGGCGTGGTCGATGCCGCGGTTGGACAGCAGGCGATCAAGCGCGTCGTCGTCGAGAAAGGTTCCGTCGCAAGCCAACACCGCACCGCTCGGCAGGTTCCGCGCGCCGGGGATGTGACCGGCAACCTTGTCGACGGGCTCGACGTCGCCGCGGAAACGTTCCGGCGCGCGCGCATCGAGCAGCGTCACGCTGCCGGATCGTTCGGCCGTCAACGTAGGTCGGCCTCCGGCATACAAATCATGGTGCAGCACAGTCACATTCCCGGGCTCGGGTGTTACCGGGCCGGTCTGCAACCGCTCGCCGGCGGACCGCCACGCGGCCAGGCCACCATCCAGGATGCGCACGTCGGCGAGCCCGGCCGCGGTTAACACCCACCACGCGCGCGCCGAACCGGCCCGATTCCAGTCGTCGTACGGCACCACCAGGTGATCTCGTCGAATGCCCCATCGACGCGCGGCGGCCTGCAGGCTGCGCCCCGACGGCAGCGGGTGTCGGCCACGACCGCAAACCGTGTGATCGCTAAGTTCGTCCTCCAAGGACACATACACCGCGCCCGGGATGTGACCCTGCAGGTAAGCCGGACGCCCATCCGGTTCGTCGAGCCGCCAACGCACATCCAATATGGTTACCGGTTTGCCGGATTGGATATAATCGGCCAGCTCTGCGGCGCTGATCAGGACCTGATTGCGTGCCCCCACACGAATGAGCCTATCGAAGGCTAAGCCATTCGGCCGGTCACCGCGCGCGCCGCCCCACCTCCGCTGACCGGCCGTCCCACCCCGGGCCCGGCCGGGGAACCTCACGGAATGGTGCTACCGGCCGGCGGAGGTGGCGGCGTGCGCGCCAGGTCGGTGTCGCGTCAGTCGATGTCGGCCGGGCCGAGCATAGCTCGCCGCCGGTGCCCGTAGTCCTCGACCGCGTCGAGCGGATGGGCGTCGAAGCTACCGGACCACGGGCAGACGTGGGCTCGGCTCAGCACTATTGTGCAGAGGCGGACCGATCCGAAGGGTGGTTCCGATGAAGACCAGGCTGACGGTGCTCATCGCCGTGCTTGCGGCAGCGCTGGTGTTGGGGTCGGGTTGCGCTACCACGAGCCAGGGAGCCACCAAGACCATCGAGGTCTCGATGGACGATGTGTTGCGGCAAAGCGCCATCACCCGCGATGTCACGTTGTCGGTGGGCGACACGCTGAAGGTAATGTTGGGGGCCAATCGCAGCACCCCGTACCGGTGGACGGCCGACCCGAAGATCGGTGATTCCGCGATCCTGAAGCAAACCGGCCACGAGTATCTGCGCCAACACACCGATCGGGTCGGAGCGCCGGGCAACGAGGTGTGGACGTTCACGGCTTTGAAGGCGGGAAAGACCACGATCGTCGCCGGTTATGCCAGCGTCGTCGGCGGCGATACCTCGCCGACATGCACCTTCACGGCGAACGTGACAGTGCAGTAGCGACCGGCCTGCGGTGTGCGTCCTCGGGCGTAGGAGAGGAGTCAGCCGATGATCACCGAGGTGGATTTTCACTTCGACCCGATGTGCCCGTTCGCCTACCAGACCTCGGTGTGGATCCGCGACGTGCGTACCCGATTGGGCATCACCGTCAATTGGCGATTCTTCAGCCTGGAGGAGATCAACCGCGTCGAGGGCAAGAAACACCCGTGGGAGCGCGACTGGTCTTACGGCTGGTCATTGATGCGGATCGGCGCGCTGCTACGCCGAATGGAGATGTCGTTGCTCGACCGGTGGTACGCCGCTATCGGTTACCAGCTGCACGCACTGGGCGGCAAACCGCACGACCCCGAGGTCGCCCGACGTCTGCTGAGCGAAATCGGCTGTGAAGCAACGATTCTCGACGCGGCGCTGGCGGATCCGAGCACCCACGACGAGATCCGTGCCGAACACCAGCGGGTTGTCGACGCGGGCGGATTCGGCGTGCCGACGCTGTTCATGAACGGGCAGTGCCTGTTCGGCCCGGTGCTGGTGGATCCGCCGACCGGCGAGGACGCCCTGAAGCTATGGAACGTGGTCACCGGCATGGCCGGGCTGCCGCACGTATACGAACTTCAGCGGCCGAAGTCATCGGCCGATGCTCAGCTGATCGCCCAGACTCTGCGCCCCTATCTCGACGGCCGCGATTGGGTCAGCATCAATCGCGGTGAGGTCGTCGACATCGACCGCCTCGCCGGAGGCTAGAGGCGAACGCACTTGTATTGTGGCGCTATCGGCGCCAAAATGGCGCCATGCCGAGCGTACAGATCAAGGACGTTCCCGAAGACACCCACCGAGTCCTCCGGGAGCGAGCCGCACGCGCGCATCAATCACTACAGGAATACCTTCGGAGTCGGCTGATCGCCGAGGCGAATCAACCCACGCTGGATGAGGTTTTCGACCGCTTCGGCGCACGCCGTGGCGGTCGGGTGTCGTTTAACGCCGCCGCTGATCACGTTCGGGCGGAACGTGATCGTCGTTGACGCGAGCGTATTGGCCGTGGCGTTGGGCGATGATCGGGCTGACGGCCGACATGCCCGGGAACGCTTGGCGGGCGAAACGCTGGTGGCTCCCGAACTCGTCGACCTCGAGGTGGTCTCGGTGTGGTGCCGCCAGGTTGCGGCGAGGCTGATGCCCGCTCGACGGGCGGCCAGTGCGGTCGCCGATCTGGCGGATCTGCCGTTGCGTCGGTTCTCGCATCGGCCGCTGCTCCACCGAATATGGCAATTGCGGCACACCGTTACGCCGTACGATGCCGCATACATTGCGTTGGCTGAGGCTTTTCAGGTCGTGCTGGTTACCGCCGACGCGCGTCTGTCACGCGCTTCGGGTGTCCACTGCGAGATCGCGGCCATCGGCGGCAGGTAGCTGCTCAGGCGTCGCCGAAGACAACGCCGGGGTTGAGGATGCCCGCCGGGTCGAAGCCCTGCTTGATTCGCCGCATCAGGCTGATCTTGGCCGGGTCTTCGAGCTCGAGGAAGTAGGGGACCTTGGCGCGGCCGATGCCGTGCTCGCCGGAGATCGCGCCACCCAACTCCATTGCGAGCGCGAAGATGTCGGTCATGAGCTTCTTCTTTTTCGCCGGATCCTTGCACGCGATGGCCATGTGCACGTTGCCATCACCGGCGTGCCCGCAACCGACGGCGGCGCCGCCGGCGGCGGCCGCCAGACCGCGCGCGGTGGACAGGAACTTCGGCATCGACGCGCGCGGGACGACGGTGTCGATGATGTCGTCGGCGCCGAGCGCC comes from the Mycobacterium shinjukuense genome and includes:
- a CDS encoding DoxX family protein, with the protein product MTTTPTVERDPIQRTAYRIAALLIGVGTTHFVVPKPFDEIIPAELPGDPRLYTYASGAAEVSIGTLLLMRRTRRFGALAAAALFIAVFPANINMVRLWWHKPWPMRIIALARLPLQTPMITAALRVWRNSAGAAPFVTDRPRCRRCTGR
- a CDS encoding MalY/PatB family protein; its protein translation is MKWRAYSADVLPLWVAEMDVNLAPTVAEAIHRAVDNGDTGYPYGTAYADAVGEFAARRWQWNGLEVSRTAVVPDVMLGVVEMLRLITDRGDSVVVNSPVYAPFYAFVSHDGRRVVEAPLASDGRIDLDVLAQAFSHARGCSGRVAYLLCNPHNPTGSVHTAEELRGVAECARRFGVRVVSDEIHAPLVLSGARFTPYLSVPGAENAFTLMSASKAWNLCGLKAALAIAGPEAAADLRRMPEEVGHGPSHLGVIAHTEAFRTGGDWLDALLRGLDANRRLLGDLVAQYLPGVKYQWPQGTYLAWLDCRGLGFDDPVPEGPAVVSDLSGPARWFRHHARVALSSGHVFGTGGAGHVRMNFATSQAILTEAISRMSRSLRDLAGQRG
- a CDS encoding sulfurtransferase, producing the protein MGARNQVLISAAELADYIQSGKPVTILDVRWRLDEPDGRPAYLQGHIPGAVYVSLEDELSDHTVCGRGRHPLPSGRSLQAAARRWGIRRDHLVVPYDDWNRAGSARAWWVLTAAGLADVRILDGGLAAWRSAGERLQTGPVTPEPGNVTVLHHDLYAGGRPTLTAERSGSVTLLDARAPERFRGDVEPVDKVAGHIPGARNLPSGAVLACDGTFLDDDALDRLLSNRGIDHADPVGVYCGSGVTAAITVAALAAVGRQAALYPGSWSEWSSDPTRPIARGAR
- a CDS encoding protease inhibitor I42 family protein; translation: MKTRLTVLIAVLAAALVLGSGCATTSQGATKTIEVSMDDVLRQSAITRDVTLSVGDTLKVMLGANRSTPYRWTADPKIGDSAILKQTGHEYLRQHTDRVGAPGNEVWTFTALKAGKTTIVAGYASVVGGDTSPTCTFTANVTVQ
- a CDS encoding mycothiol-dependent nitroreductase Rv2466c family protein, which gives rise to MTEVDFHFDPMCPFAYQTSVWIRDVRTRLGITVNWRFFSLEEINRVEGKKHPWERDWSYGWSLMRIGALLRRMEMSLLDRWYAAIGYQLHALGGKPHDPEVARRLLSEIGCEATILDAALADPSTHDEIRAEHQRVVDAGGFGVPTLFMNGQCLFGPVLVDPPTGEDALKLWNVVTGMAGLPHVYELQRPKSSADAQLIAQTLRPYLDGRDWVSINRGEVVDIDRLAGG
- a CDS encoding FitA-like ribbon-helix-helix domain-containing protein, producing MPSVQIKDVPEDTHRVLRERAARAHQSLQEYLRSRLIAEANQPTLDEVFDRFGARRGGRVSFNAAADHVRAERDRR
- a CDS encoding type II toxin-antitoxin system VapC family toxin; its protein translation is MRFSTASAHAVAVGCRLTPPLITFGRNVIVVDASVLAVALGDDRADGRHARERLAGETLVAPELVDLEVVSVWCRQVAARLMPARRAASAVADLADLPLRRFSHRPLLHRIWQLRHTVTPYDAAYIALAEAFQVVLVTADARLSRASGVHCEIAAIGGR